The window CGCGCATCATCGATCTGTCGGTGTGGGTCGGCGAACAGTTCGTCACGACCGTGCGCGCCGACGGCCTGATCGTGGCGAGCCCGACCGGATCGACCGCCTACAACCTGGCGGCGGGCGGCCCCATCGTGCATCCGGCCATGGACGCCTTCATCCTGACGCCGATCGCTCCCCACACGCTCAGCAACCGTCCGATCGTGGTGCCGGCCGAGCGTGACGTGCGCGTGGCCGTGACGGCCGAGAACGGCGGCGCGGAAGTGTATGTCACCTTCGACGGGCAGACGGGCGGTCCGCTGCAGCCTGGCGACGACGTGGTCGTCCGCCGGGCCGAACGGTCGGTGAAACTCGTGCGCGCCAAGACGCGGACGTACTTCGAGGTCCTGCGGCAGAAACTGAAATGGGGCGAGCGCTAGGCGCGCCCGAGATCGACGGGAGGACTTGGCATGGCCGTCCGCGACGAGTTGCTCGAACTGGCCGCACACATGGAGTGGGCCGACGCCCTGGTGTGGAGCACCACGCTGCAATCCGGCCCGGCACGCGCCGACGAGCGCGTGAAGGGCTGGCTGCATCACATGCACACGGTGCAGCTCGCGTTCCCCGCGATCTGGCGCGGCGGACAGCCTCAGCTCGTGAGCGTGGCGAGCTTCACCGACATGCCGGCCCTGGGGGCCTGGGGCCGAGGGGCCCACGCGGGATTCCAGTCGTTCCTGGTCTCGGCCGACGACGCCGCGCTGGCCGCGACCATCAAGCTGCCCTGGGCGGGGCGGGCCATCGAGCGGCCGGACGCCGTGGCGCATCCCACGCTGGCCGAGACGGCCCGCCAGGTGGCCATGCACACCATGCACCACCGCGGCCAGGTGAACGCACGGCTTCGCGAGCTCGGCGCCGAGCCGCCCCTCGTGGACTACATCGCCTGGATCTGGCGCGGACGCCCCGCGCCGCCGTGGCCGCGCAACATCCCGGCGCCCACGCCCGCCGACTGACGTGCCCGCCGCTCAGCGGCCCGACGGGTCCTGCGCGTCGAGCCTGGCGCGGGCACGCCGGTCGCGGAAGTACTTCACCTGCCACTCGTAGACGTTGCGGTTGTGCTCGGCGAGCGTGCGGGAGAACACATGAGTGCCGTCGTTCCGGCTGACGAAGTAGAGGTAGTCGACCGCCGCGGGCGAGACGACGGCCTCCAGCGCGCGCCTGCCCGGGGCCGCAATCGGTCCGGGCGGCAGCCCTCCATATCGGTAGGTGTTGTAGGGCGAGTCGAACTGCAGGTCGTCGCGTGACAGGTTGCCGTCCCACTTGCCGGCGCGCTGCAAGGCGTAGATCACGGTGGGATCGGCCTGCATGCCCATGCCGATCCGGAAGCGGTTGCGGTAGACGGCCGCCACGAGCGGACGCTCGGCGTCCCGGGCGGTCTCCTTCTCCACCAGGGCCGCCAGCGTCACGACCTGGCGCACGGTCAGGCCGTCTGCCGCGGCCCGGGCGATGAGGTCGGGCGTCAGAGCGGCGCGGAAGCCACGAACCATCTGCGCGACGAGGGTGCCCGCCGCGACGCGACGCGGCACGGGGTACGTGTCGGGGAAGAGATACCCCTCGAGGTCTTCGGCCTCGGGGTCGAGGTCCCGGATGAGCGACGCGTCCCCGGCCGCGGCGCGGAAGGCCCCGGTCGGCCCGAGGCCGCTCTGGGCAAAGACCTCGGCCATCTCCGCGATCGTCAGCCCCTCACGGAAGGTGATCGGCTGGGTGTAGATCGCCCCACGCGCGAGGACCAGGGCGATGTCCACCGCGCTGTGGGCGCCCTCGAACCGGTACTCTCCGGCCTGCAGATCCCGGGCACGGCCCGTCAGCCAGAGCGCCACGCGGAACGTGCGTTCGTCGCGGACGACGCCCGCCGCCGCCAGCCGCGCGCCAATCGACCGCGGGCCGGTGCCGGACGGGATGTCCACGAAGACGTGGTCGCCGGAGAACCCGCGGTACGGGGACCGCGCCTGTTCGCGCAGCCACCACGCGCCGCCGGCGGCGGCGCCGAGTCCGACCACGGCCACGAGCGACAGCCGGAGGAGCCACTTAGCCACGGGGCCTCGCATCGAGGTAGTCCTGGAGGACGACGGCGGCGGCGGCCGCATCGAGCTTCCGTTTCCGCGCCCGCCAGTCCCGCTCGCGCACGGCCAGACGGGTCTCGGCTTCGTGCGAGGTCAGCCGCTCGTCCTGGAGCACGACGGGTACGGAGGTGACGGCGCCGAGCGCCCGGGCGAACGCCTCGACGATGGGCGTCTGGTCGTTGGGTGAGCCGTCCAGCCGCCGCGGCCAGCCGACCACCACGGCGGCCAGCCCGTCGTCCTCCGCGGACAATCGGCCGATGGTCTCGCTGACGAGCCGCACGGTCTCGCGCTCGCTCCGCGGCCGTTCGAGCACGGTGAGCGGGCTCGCCAGCGTTCCGCTGGCGTCGCTCAGGGCGAGCCCGATCCGGCGAGCGCCGTAGTCGATGCCCAAGGCCCGCACACGAAAAGTATATGTGCTCAGCTGGCGCCGGTCCGCACGGCCGCCAGGAGCGCCTCGCGGATGTAGTACGCCAGCATGGCCGCCGACGCGACGAGCGCGAGCATCCGGATGAACGTCCGCGACGGGCCCACCGCGCGCTGGGTAATCCGCTGCAGCGGCTGCCACGCGACGAAGAACGTGACGTACGACACGGCCAGGCCCGCGGCCGGCCCCACGCGCGGCATGAGGACCACGGGCAGGAGCGCCAGCAGGCAGATCCCGGACACCCACAACCCCGCGGTGAGCCAGAAGAGCTCGACCGGCGTGACGACGACCGGGTGGGACGGTGCTGGGGATGGCGCCGGGTCGGACATCGGCAGAGTGTATCCTTCGATCAGACCATGTCGAAACGGCTGCCGCGCACCTGGCGTATGGTCATCCTCGCGGCCGCGTTCGGCCCCGGCGCCGTCGCCGCGTGGGCGCAGGGCACGCCCGGTCAGGTGCCGCCCGTCGATCCACTGCCGGTGCCGCCGGTGGCCGCCGCGCCGGCGGCGGGTGCGCTGTCGGCCGAGGACGCCGCGGCGCTCACGCAGCGCGCCACGGACCGCATCCGGGCGCTGCAGCGCGAATCCGACCAACTGGCCGCCCAGTCGAGGACGGTGCTCGGGCAGCTTCGCCAACTCGAGGTCACTCAGGCGCTCCGGACAGAGGAACTGGGCACCGTCACCGCCCGCCTGACCGCCGTGAACGAGAAAGTGGCCGCGTCGGAGGCCCGGGTCGCGGAACTGGAGCGGCAGCGCGTCTCGCGCACACCCGCGCTCGAAGCGCGGCTGGAGGCCCTCTACAAGCGGGGCGGCACCGACGGCTACGTCCGGCTCCTGCTGCAGACGATGGAGGGCCGTGACCTGGCGCGGGCCTCCCGGGGCGTCGTGGCACTGGCCCGCGTCGAGGAGCTCCGTATCGCCGCGCACCGGAAGCTGCTGACCGAGGAACAGGCCGCCCGCGACCAGCTGGCCTCGGAGCAGCGGCAGGTCGCGCGTCTCCAGGCCGAAGCCGCGAACCTCGAGGCCGAGGCCCGGCGGGCGGTGTCGGCCCGGACGCGACTGCTCGACGACCTCGACAAGCGGCGGGAGCTCACGGCGCAGTACGTGGGCGAGCTCGATCAGGCCCGGCAGCGGCTGCAGTCCACGCTGGGGGGCCTCCCCGCGGGCGGCGCGGTGGACCTGCCCATCCGGCCCTTCCACGGCGACCTGCCCTGGCCCATCCGCGGGAACGTCCTGACCCGGTTCGGGCGGGCGCCGAGCAGCTTCGGCACCGCCATCCAGCGCAACGGCATCGAGATCGGGACGGCCATCGGCTCGCCGGTTCGCGCCGTCCACGGCGGCACGGTGGCCTACGCGGCGCCGTTCACGGGCTTCGGCCTCCTGGTCATCCTGGACCATGGCGACAACGCCTTCAGCGTGTATGGGCACCTCTCCAGCACGGCCTTGCAGCCGGGGGCGGTGGTGGCCCGGGACGAAGTCGTCGGCACCTCCGGCGCCACGCCCGATGGCCAGCCGGCGACCTACTTCGAGCTGCGCATCGACGGGCGTCCGGTCAATCCCGTACAATGGCTGAAACCCGTGCCATGACGTCCCGCCTCCGCGCCCTCATCCTAGCCGTCTCGCTTCCGGTGTTGGCCTTCGCCGTGGTCGGTGGGTTCCTGGGGCGCGACGCCGCGGCTCAGGGAGACAGCTACCGGCACCTGCGGATCTTCGAAGACGTCGTCACCCTCATCCTGAACAACTACGTCGAGGAAGTGGACGTGGACAAGGTGATGCACGGCGCCATGCACGGACTGGCCGACGGCCTCGATCCCGACAGCGCCTATCTCGACGCCGAGCAGATGAAGTTCGTGGCGGCCCCGGATTCCGGGCTGGCCGACCCCGGACTGCAACTGACGCGGCAGTACTACTTGCGAGTCATCGCGGCGCGCGACGGCTCGCCGGCCGCGCACGCCGGTCTGCGGCCTGGCGACTACATCCGGGCCATCGATGGACAGTCGACGCGCGACACGACGGTGTTCGAGGGCATGCGCCTGCTGCACGGCAAGGCCGGCACCAAGGTGACGTTGACCATCCTGCGGGGCAGCGCCGCCGAGCCGCACGAGGTCGAGCTCGTGCGCGAGGCGCCGCCGGCGCTTGGCGTCAAGGGCCGCATCCTGTCGGCGGGCGTCGGATACGTGCGGGTCGCGGAATTCACGAAGGCCACCGCCGGACAGCTGCGGTCCGAAACGACCGCGCTGACCAAGCAGGGCGCCACCCGCGTGGTGGTGGACGTGCGGGGCACCGCGACGGGCGATCTCGATCTCGGCTACGACGCGGCCCGGCTCTTCGTGCCGTCGGGGGTGCTCGGCTACTCGCAGGCGCGGGGCCACGACAAGGTGCCGGTGGCGGCCAAGGCCGGCGACGGCGCGCTCACGGTGCCGCTGGCCCTCGTCACCGATCTGGGGACATCGGGCGCCGCCGAGGTCTTCGCCGCGGCGCTGTCGGGCAACAAGCGCGCGACCCTCGTCGGCGAACGGACGCTCGGGCGGGCCGGTCGCCAGAAGGTCGTGAAGCTGCCCGATGGCTCGGGCCTGCTCCTGACCAACGTCCTGTACCTCGGGCCGAGCGGCACGTCGCTCCACGAGCGCGGCGTCCCTCCGGACGTCGCCGTCGACGTGCCCAC of the Vicinamibacterales bacterium genome contains:
- a CDS encoding DinB family protein produces the protein MAVRDELLELAAHMEWADALVWSTTLQSGPARADERVKGWLHHMHTVQLAFPAIWRGGQPQLVSVASFTDMPALGAWGRGAHAGFQSFLVSADDAALAATIKLPWAGRAIERPDAVAHPTLAETARQVAMHTMHHRGQVNARLRELGAEPPLVDYIAWIWRGRPAPPWPRNIPAPTPAD
- the mltG gene encoding endolytic transglycosylase MltG, with translation MAKWLLRLSLVAVVGLGAAAGGAWWLREQARSPYRGFSGDHVFVDIPSGTGPRSIGARLAAAGVVRDERTFRVALWLTGRARDLQAGEYRFEGAHSAVDIALVLARGAIYTQPITFREGLTIAEMAEVFAQSGLGPTGAFRAAAGDASLIRDLDPEAEDLEGYLFPDTYPVPRRVAAGTLVAQMVRGFRAALTPDLIARAAADGLTVRQVVTLAALVEKETARDAERPLVAAVYRNRFRIGMGMQADPTVIYALQRAGKWDGNLSRDDLQFDSPYNTYRYGGLPPGPIAAPGRRALEAVVSPAAVDYLYFVSRNDGTHVFSRTLAEHNRNVYEWQVKYFRDRRARARLDAQDPSGR
- the ruvX gene encoding Holliday junction resolvase RuvX — protein: MRALGIDYGARRIGLALSDASGTLASPLTVLERPRSERETVRLVSETIGRLSAEDDGLAAVVVGWPRRLDGSPNDQTPIVEAFARALGAVTSVPVVLQDERLTSHEAETRLAVRERDWRARKRKLDAAAAAVVLQDYLDARPRG
- a CDS encoding peptidoglycan DD-metalloendopeptidase family protein, which codes for MSKRLPRTWRMVILAAAFGPGAVAAWAQGTPGQVPPVDPLPVPPVAAAPAAGALSAEDAAALTQRATDRIRALQRESDQLAAQSRTVLGQLRQLEVTQALRTEELGTVTARLTAVNEKVAASEARVAELERQRVSRTPALEARLEALYKRGGTDGYVRLLLQTMEGRDLARASRGVVALARVEELRIAAHRKLLTEEQAARDQLASEQRQVARLQAEAANLEAEARRAVSARTRLLDDLDKRRELTAQYVGELDQARQRLQSTLGGLPAGGAVDLPIRPFHGDLPWPIRGNVLTRFGRAPSSFGTAIQRNGIEIGTAIGSPVRAVHGGTVAYAAPFTGFGLLVILDHGDNAFSVYGHLSSTALQPGAVVARDEVVGTSGATPDGQPATYFELRIDGRPVNPVQWLKPVP
- a CDS encoding S41 family peptidase, with product MTSRLRALILAVSLPVLAFAVVGGFLGRDAAAQGDSYRHLRIFEDVVTLILNNYVEEVDVDKVMHGAMHGLADGLDPDSAYLDAEQMKFVAAPDSGLADPGLQLTRQYYLRVIAARDGSPAAHAGLRPGDYIRAIDGQSTRDTTVFEGMRLLHGKAGTKVTLTILRGSAAEPHEVELVREAPPALGVKGRILSAGVGYVRVAEFTKATAGQLRSETTALTKQGATRVVVDVRGTATGDLDLGYDAARLFVPSGVLGYSQARGHDKVPVAAKAGDGALTVPLALVTDLGTSGAAEVFAAALSGNKRATLVGERTLGRAGRQKVVKLPDGSGLLLTNVLYLGPSGTSLHERGVPPDVAVDVPTVDFGVEPTPGDPALDKAVETLKAEKKAA